The nucleotide window GATCTCTTCCACCACGTTGCCTTTTACGTCGGTCAGCCGCTCGTCCTTGCCGTTGTGGAAGAACGTCAACTTCGTGTGGTCAAAGCCGAGCAGGTGCAGAATAGTGGCGTGCAGGTCGTGGACGTGGGCGCGGCCCTCAATGCCGTTGAGTCCGAACTCGTCCGTTTTGCCGTGCGTGAAGCCGCCTTTTACGCCGCCGCCGGCCATGAGCATGGAGAAGCCGTAAGGGTTGTGGTCGCGCCCGCTCACTCCCTCCGTCATCGGGGTGCGGCCGAACTCGCCGCCCCAGATCACTAGTGTGTCGTCGAGTAACCCGCGCTGCTTCAGGTCGCGGATCAGTGCCGCGCTCGGTTGGTCGGCGCGGAGGCACATCTTCGTGTGGTTGCCCTCGATATCCGCGTGGGCGTCCCACTGGCTCCCGGCCCCGCAATAGATTTGCACGAACCGCACGCCGCGCTCCACCAGACGCCGGGCCAGTAGGCACCGGTGGCCGAACTCTGCCGTCTCCTTGCGGTTGAGCCCGTACATCTCTTTCGTCTTGTCGCTCTCCTGGGTCAAGTCGACGGCCTCCGGGGCGCTGGCCTGCATCCGGAACGCCAGTTCGTAGGCCGCCTGGCGCGCGGCGAGTTCCGTATCCCCCGCCCGCTCACGCCGGTGGATCGCGTTGAGTTCGCTGATGAGGCCGAGCTTGTCCGTCTGACGGGCGGTGCTGACATCGGCCGGGGGAGCGAGGTTCAGAATCGGGTGCGCCCCGCTGCTGAAGTGGGTGCCCTGGTAGGTCGCGGGCATGTAGCCCGTTCCCCAGACGCGGGCGCCGCCGAACACCTGCCCGCTGCCCTCGGTGAACACCACGAACCCCGGCAGGTTGCGGTTCACGCTCCCCAACCCGTACAGCGCCCAGGCGCCGAGGCTCGGCCGCCCCGCGAGGATGCTGCCGGTGTTCATCTGGCACACGCTGCCGACGTGGTTCAGCCCGTCGGCCCAGCACGCGCGGAGCAGGGTGAAGTCGTCGGCGCATTTCGCCATGTGCGGGAGCCAGTCGCTGAAGTCCATCCCGCTCTGACCGTGCTTTTTAAACCTCCGCTTGCTGGCGAGCAGGTTGTTGCCGCCGGTGCCCATTGGGGTGAGCACCTTGCCGAAACTCGCGGGCAGCGGCTTGCCGTGCTGCCGGGTGAGTTCGGGCTTGGGGTCGAGCAGATCGACGTGCGACGGGCCGCCTTCCATGAACAGGAAGATGACCCGCTTCGCCTTCGGCTCGAAGTGCGGCTTCTTCGGCCCCAGCGGGTCGGCAATTTTTGACCCGTCCGAAGCATCGCTCTCTGCAGAGAGCGCGGCCAGTGCCAGCGCACCGAACCCGCTTCCGGCAGAACGCAGGAAGTCGCGGCGCGAAGAGAACAGGGGAACGTGCATGGAACTTCTCGGGGGCAGCAGCCGGGAAGGCTTCCCCCGTTTTACCCTCTGTAACCGGGCGTTGCATCAAGAGTTTTTGCGTTTTTGATGGGATAGCGTTGGCAGTTGTTGGTGAATCTGCGTAACGGCGTGAAAAAACGGTGATGAATCGGGGTGGGCGGCGCGGTAAACTCTGCTCCGAGATTCCGGGTACGGTCTGATGCCCTCCCGCGGACGCCTCC belongs to Gemmata obscuriglobus and includes:
- a CDS encoding DUF1501 domain-containing protein translates to MHVPLFSSRRDFLRSAGSGFGALALAALSAESDASDGSKIADPLGPKKPHFEPKAKRVIFLFMEGGPSHVDLLDPKPELTRQHGKPLPASFGKVLTPMGTGGNNLLASKRRFKKHGQSGMDFSDWLPHMAKCADDFTLLRACWADGLNHVGSVCQMNTGSILAGRPSLGAWALYGLGSVNRNLPGFVVFTEGSGQVFGGARVWGTGYMPATYQGTHFSSGAHPILNLAPPADVSTARQTDKLGLISELNAIHRRERAGDTELAARQAAYELAFRMQASAPEAVDLTQESDKTKEMYGLNRKETAEFGHRCLLARRLVERGVRFVQIYCGAGSQWDAHADIEGNHTKMCLRADQPSAALIRDLKQRGLLDDTLVIWGGEFGRTPMTEGVSGRDHNPYGFSMLMAGGGVKGGFTHGKTDEFGLNGIEGRAHVHDLHATILHLLGFDHTKLTFFHNGKDERLTDVKGNVVEEILA